In a genomic window of Schistocerca gregaria isolate iqSchGreg1 unplaced genomic scaffold, iqSchGreg1.2 ptg000246l, whole genome shotgun sequence:
- the LOC126305095 gene encoding putative uncharacterized protein ASB16-AS1 → MAVKAVRPRSGSPGAPPSAHRPRGQAAVRVTKWRGQGGGEQSAAEDCAAAAAAHCRPACWLPGHRVGAPAAGQPWAGQAGSGSGPRPPVTALPGLRLRAAPPRSHSSTCRCMYAFPV, encoded by the exons ATGGCTGTAAAAGCCGTCCGCCCGCGTTCCGGCTCGCCCGGAGCCCCGCCCAGCGCACACAGGCCCCGCGGGCAGGCGGCCGTGCGTGTGAC CAAGTGGCGAGGACAGGGTGGAGGAGAGCAGAGTGCGGCAGAAGACTgtgccgccgcggccgccgcccacTGCCGGCCGGCCTGCTGGCTCCCGGGGCACCGCGTGGGAGCGCCAGCGGCAGGGCAGCCGTGGGCGGGACAGGCCGGGTCCGGGTCCGGGCCGCGGCCGCCCGTCACGGCGCTGCCGGGGCTCAGGCTGCGCGCGGCGCCCCCTCGCTCTCACTCTTCCACTTGCCGTTGCATGTATGCCTTCCCAGTGTGA